Proteins from one Streptomyces genisteinicus genomic window:
- a CDS encoding peptidoglycan DD-metalloendopeptidase family protein gives MRFLRRLPALAAAALLALAGLTASPAYAGEAAVTAAPAFKAPYPCGQRWTYSHHSAEVRRALDFVRADGGSTAGTPVLASAAGTATRHSQPSGAGNYIVVDHGGGWKTYYFHLAAYSVANGAWVGQGQQIGTTGSTGNSSGAHIHYEQLYNGVGQNIVINGAGLSYPGSYHQAYLTSDNGCGGSGVPFTTWGSGVNVRADARLSAAVVTTLAGPTAVRVVCQKQGDTVNAEGYSNNWWSKLRDQNGFVSNIYIDHPSAQLPGVPLC, from the coding sequence ATGAGATTCCTCAGACGACTTCCGGCTCTGGCCGCCGCCGCGCTGCTGGCGCTGGCGGGCCTGACGGCCTCCCCCGCGTACGCCGGGGAGGCCGCGGTGACGGCCGCGCCCGCCTTCAAGGCGCCGTATCCCTGCGGGCAGCGGTGGACCTACAGCCACCACTCGGCCGAGGTCCGGCGGGCCCTCGACTTCGTCCGCGCGGACGGCGGATCGACCGCGGGCACCCCGGTGCTCGCGTCGGCCGCCGGCACCGCCACCCGGCACTCGCAGCCGAGCGGCGCGGGCAACTACATCGTCGTCGACCACGGCGGCGGCTGGAAGACGTACTACTTCCACCTGGCCGCCTACTCGGTGGCGAACGGCGCCTGGGTCGGCCAGGGCCAGCAGATCGGGACCACCGGCAGCACCGGCAACTCCTCCGGCGCGCACATCCACTACGAGCAGCTCTACAACGGTGTGGGCCAGAACATCGTGATCAACGGTGCCGGGCTGTCCTACCCGGGCAGCTACCACCAGGCGTACCTGACGAGCGACAACGGCTGCGGTGGCAGCGGAGTTCCGTTCACCACCTGGGGCAGCGGCGTCAACGTCCGTGCCGACGCCCGGCTGTCCGCGGCCGTCGTGACCACGCTCGCCGGCCCGACCGCCGTGCGGGTGGTCTGCCAGAAGCAGGGCGACACCGTCAACGCGGAGGGCTACAGCAACAACTGGTGGAGCAAGCTGCGCGACCAGAACGGCTTCGTCAGCAACATCTACATCGACCACCCCAGCGCCCAGCTGCCCGGCGTGCCGCTCTGCTGA
- a CDS encoding SH3 domain-containing protein, whose amino-acid sequence MRRTDRPRTARRRLPACVLSLAALSALALGSGPAAAQGPAANRAPGPVSWQADLADATGHEANISRAGGSLRLKDAGLRPASVRSRQGQGSAVLPARVLDRAVDRVSVDLDATAPAGSRTAVDIRGRDGLGRWTEWREAREGEPAVLPRAVTEVQARLTLVGTPGGATPEIRGLGLSAELGTPAAGTAPAAGAPAGAAAAPFSARVFATREGLVGGTTANGHVIVPNDRFVALPSRRGLSPKGSAEYSVRVCGPARCETAPVWDVGPWNTHDDHWNPSSVRETFKDLPQGRPEAQAAYENGYNGGRDEFGRRVLNPAGIDLADGTFYNVGLNDNGWVTVTYLWTGDGAATRSFPTWGTGVNIRREATTASTRVAQLAGPTTVRVQCQVRGQLVQIDGYSNDAWSYLPDYGGYVSNIYIDVPEGWLPGVPTC is encoded by the coding sequence ATGCGCCGCACCGACAGACCCCGAACCGCCCGACGCCGTCTGCCCGCCTGCGTGCTGTCGCTGGCCGCACTGTCCGCCCTCGCCCTCGGGTCCGGCCCCGCCGCCGCGCAGGGCCCCGCGGCCAACCGCGCCCCGGGTCCGGTGAGCTGGCAGGCCGACCTCGCCGACGCCACCGGGCACGAGGCGAACATCAGCCGGGCCGGCGGCTCCCTGCGGCTGAAGGACGCCGGTCTGCGTCCCGCCTCCGTCCGGTCGCGCCAGGGCCAGGGCTCCGCGGTGCTGCCCGCCCGCGTCCTCGACCGGGCCGTCGACCGCGTATCGGTCGACCTCGACGCCACGGCGCCCGCCGGCAGCAGGACGGCCGTCGACATCCGCGGGCGCGACGGCCTCGGCCGGTGGACCGAATGGCGCGAGGCGCGCGAGGGCGAGCCCGCCGTGCTGCCCCGCGCGGTCACCGAGGTCCAGGCCCGCCTCACCCTCGTCGGCACCCCCGGCGGCGCCACACCCGAGATCCGGGGGCTCGGCCTCAGCGCCGAACTCGGCACGCCCGCCGCCGGGACGGCGCCCGCGGCCGGCGCACCGGCCGGGGCCGCCGCCGCGCCGTTCTCGGCGAGGGTCTTCGCGACCCGTGAGGGCCTGGTCGGCGGGACCACCGCCAACGGCCACGTGATCGTGCCGAACGACCGCTTCGTGGCCCTGCCCTCGCGGCGCGGACTGTCCCCCAAGGGCAGCGCCGAGTACTCCGTGCGCGTCTGCGGCCCCGCGCGGTGCGAGACCGCGCCGGTCTGGGACGTCGGCCCGTGGAACACCCACGACGACCACTGGAACCCCTCCTCCGTCCGCGAGACCTTCAAGGACCTGCCGCAGGGCAGGCCGGAGGCCCAGGCGGCCTACGAGAACGGGTACAACGGCGGACGCGACGAGTTCGGCCGCCGCGTGCTCAACCCGGCGGGCATCGACCTGGCGGACGGCACCTTCTACAACGTCGGCCTGAACGACAACGGCTGGGTCACCGTCACCTACCTCTGGACCGGCGACGGCGCGGCTACCCGCTCCTTCCCGACCTGGGGCACCGGCGTCAACATCCGGCGCGAGGCCACGACCGCCTCCACCCGGGTCGCCCAGCTGGCCGGCCCCACCACCGTCCGGGTCCAGTGCCAGGTCCGCGGCCAGCTCGTACAGATCGACGGCTACAGCAACGACGCCTGGTCCTACCTGCCGGACTACGGCGGCTACGTCTCCAACATCTACATCGACGTCCCCGAGGGCTGGCTTCCCGGCGTGCCCACCTGCTGA
- a CDS encoding cytochrome P450, which translates to MTATAEQTPVPYPFNEPDGLGLADAYRQALESPGLIRVQLAYGEPAWLATRYADARLVLGDRRFSRAEALRHDEPRQSEGRQDSGILSMDPPGHTRLRTLVAKAFTVHQVEKLRPAVRALTHELLDGLQEQGPPADLVEDFALPIPVAVICRMLGVPEEDRPRFRVWSDAALSTSSLTAEEFLRSRDELRAYMRVLIEDHRRRPRPDLMTGLIEARDTGDRPDEQELVDLCVGILVAGHETTATQIPNFVHALLDHPDQAELLRERPELIRGAVEELLRFVPLGSGAGFPRYATEDVEVGGTLVRAGEPVLVAVGAANRDALRFDAPGRLDVTRTGVQHLGFGHGVHHCLGAPLARLELQEALEALLVRLPGLHLAGDVAWKNQMLVRGPRVMPVGW; encoded by the coding sequence ATGACGGCCACGGCCGAACAGACGCCCGTCCCCTACCCGTTCAACGAGCCCGACGGCCTGGGGCTCGCGGACGCCTACCGGCAGGCGCTGGAGAGCCCAGGGCTGATCCGGGTCCAGCTCGCGTACGGCGAACCCGCCTGGCTGGCCACCCGGTACGCGGACGCGCGCCTCGTCCTCGGCGACCGCCGCTTCAGCCGCGCCGAGGCCCTCCGCCACGACGAACCCCGCCAGTCCGAGGGGCGCCAGGACAGCGGCATCCTGAGCATGGACCCGCCCGGACACACCCGGCTGCGCACCCTGGTGGCGAAGGCGTTCACCGTGCACCAGGTGGAGAAGTTACGGCCTGCCGTGCGCGCGCTCACCCACGAGCTGCTCGACGGTCTTCAGGAGCAGGGACCGCCGGCCGACCTGGTGGAGGACTTCGCCCTGCCGATCCCGGTGGCCGTCATCTGCCGGATGCTCGGCGTGCCGGAGGAGGACCGTCCGCGCTTCCGCGTCTGGAGCGACGCCGCGCTGTCCACGAGCTCGCTGACGGCGGAGGAGTTCCTGCGCAGCCGTGACGAGCTGCGGGCCTACATGCGGGTGCTGATCGAGGACCACCGGCGCCGCCCGCGCCCGGACCTGATGACGGGTCTGATCGAGGCACGCGACACCGGCGACCGGCCCGACGAGCAGGAACTCGTCGACCTGTGCGTCGGCATCCTCGTCGCCGGGCACGAGACCACGGCCACCCAGATCCCGAACTTCGTCCATGCCCTCCTCGACCATCCCGACCAGGCGGAGCTGCTCCGCGAGCGCCCCGAGCTGATCCGCGGCGCCGTCGAGGAGCTGCTGCGCTTCGTGCCCCTGGGCAGCGGGGCCGGCTTCCCCCGGTACGCCACCGAGGACGTGGAGGTGGGCGGCACGCTCGTCCGCGCCGGCGAGCCGGTCCTGGTCGCCGTGGGCGCGGCCAACCGCGACGCCCTCCGGTTCGACGCGCCGGGCCGGCTGGACGTCACCCGCACCGGGGTCCAGCACCTGGGCTTCGGGCACGGCGTGCACCACTGCCTCGGCGCGCCGCTCGCGCGCCTGGAGCTCCAGGAGGCTCTGGAGGCGCTGCTCGTACGCCTCCCCGGACTGCACCTCGCCGGGGACGTCGCGTGGAAGAACCAGATGCTCGTGCGCGGCCCGCGGGTCATGCCGGTGGGGTGGTGA
- a CDS encoding ferredoxin, with protein sequence MSWSTEVDRAMCMGSGVCAGIAPDLYRLGDEDRAEPVDGLIPPDERALDAADSCPAAAILVRDGTRLIGPRH encoded by the coding sequence GTGTCGTGGAGCACCGAGGTGGACCGCGCGATGTGCATGGGGTCCGGTGTGTGCGCCGGGATCGCCCCCGATCTCTACCGGCTCGGCGACGAGGACCGGGCGGAGCCCGTGGACGGCCTGATCCCGCCGGACGAGCGCGCGCTCGACGCGGCGGACTCCTGTCCGGCGGCGGCGATCCTGGTGCGGGACGGCACCCGTCTGATCGGCCCCCGCCACTGA
- the katG gene encoding catalase/peroxidase HPI — protein MVENPDAIVTDAKTEEGGGCPVAHGRAPHPTQGGGNRQWWSDRLNLKILAKNPAVANPLGEEFDYAAAFTSLDLPAVKRDIAEVLTTSQDWWPADFGHYGPFMIRMAWHSAGTYRISDGRGGAGAGQQRFAPLNSWPDNGNLDKARRLLWPVKKKYGQALSWADLMILAGNVALESMGFETFGFAGGREDVWEAEEDVYWGPENTWLGDERYTGDRQLENPLGAVQMGLIYVNPEGPNGTPDPLAAARDIRETFRRMAMNDEETVALIAGGHTFGKTHGAGPADAVGADPEAAPIEEQGFGWRNSHGTGKGADTITSGLEGIWTDTPTAWDNSFFDILFGYEWELFKSPAGAHQWRPKDGAGAGTVPDAHDASKTHAPTMLTTDLSLRVDPAYEQISRRFHENPAAFADAFARAWYKLTHRDMGPVVRYLGSEVPSETLLWQDPLPEVTHELVDDADVAALKAQVLASDLTVSQLVSTAWASAASFRGSDKRGGANGARVRLQPQSGWEVNGPDALATVLRTLEGIKESFDAAQTGGKRVSLADLIVLAGAAAVEQAAKDAGLDLTVPFTPGRADASQEQTDVESFAALEPAADGFRNYLGKGNRLPAEYLLIDRANLLTLSAPEMTVLVGGLRVLGANADGSPHGAFTSSPQTLTNDFFVNLLDLGTTWTSTSDANVFEARDTATGEVRWTGSRVDLVFGSNSELRALAEVYASDDAKEKFARDFVAAWDKVMNLDRFDLA, from the coding sequence ATGGTCGAGAATCCCGACGCGATCGTCACCGACGCCAAGACGGAGGAGGGCGGTGGCTGCCCCGTGGCGCACGGTCGCGCGCCCCACCCGACCCAGGGCGGGGGGAACCGCCAGTGGTGGTCCGACCGGCTCAACCTGAAGATCCTGGCCAAGAACCCGGCCGTCGCGAACCCGCTCGGCGAGGAGTTCGACTACGCGGCGGCGTTCACCTCCCTCGACCTCCCCGCCGTGAAGCGGGACATCGCCGAGGTGCTCACCACCTCGCAGGACTGGTGGCCGGCCGACTTCGGCCACTACGGCCCGTTCATGATCCGGATGGCCTGGCACAGCGCGGGCACCTACCGGATCAGCGACGGGCGCGGCGGCGCCGGCGCCGGTCAGCAGCGCTTCGCCCCGCTCAACAGCTGGCCGGACAACGGCAACCTCGACAAGGCCCGCCGCCTCCTGTGGCCGGTGAAGAAGAAGTACGGGCAGGCGCTGTCCTGGGCCGACCTGATGATCCTCGCCGGCAACGTCGCCCTGGAGTCGATGGGCTTCGAGACGTTCGGCTTCGCCGGCGGCCGCGAGGACGTCTGGGAGGCCGAGGAGGACGTCTACTGGGGCCCGGAGAACACCTGGCTGGGCGACGAGCGCTACACCGGCGACCGGCAGCTGGAGAACCCGCTCGGCGCCGTGCAGATGGGCCTGATCTACGTCAACCCCGAGGGCCCCAACGGCACCCCGGACCCGCTCGCCGCGGCGCGCGACATCCGTGAGACGTTCCGCCGGATGGCGATGAACGACGAGGAGACCGTCGCGCTGATCGCGGGCGGCCACACCTTCGGCAAGACCCACGGCGCCGGCCCCGCGGACGCCGTCGGCGCCGACCCGGAGGCGGCCCCGATCGAGGAGCAGGGCTTCGGCTGGCGCAACAGCCACGGCACCGGCAAGGGCGCCGACACCATCACCAGCGGTCTCGAGGGCATCTGGACCGACACCCCGACGGCGTGGGACAACAGCTTCTTCGACATCCTCTTCGGCTACGAGTGGGAGCTCTTCAAGAGCCCCGCCGGAGCCCACCAGTGGCGGCCGAAGGACGGCGCGGGCGCCGGCACCGTCCCCGACGCGCACGACGCGTCGAAGACCCACGCCCCGACGATGCTCACCACCGACCTCTCGCTCCGCGTGGACCCCGCGTACGAGCAGATCTCGCGCCGCTTCCACGAGAACCCCGCGGCCTTCGCGGACGCCTTCGCCCGTGCCTGGTACAAGCTGACCCACCGTGACATGGGCCCGGTCGTGCGCTACCTCGGCTCCGAGGTCCCGAGCGAGACGCTGCTGTGGCAGGACCCGCTGCCCGAGGTGACGCACGAGCTCGTCGACGACGCCGATGTGGCCGCCCTCAAGGCGCAGGTCCTCGCCTCGGACCTGACGGTGTCGCAGCTGGTCTCCACCGCGTGGGCCTCGGCTGCCTCCTTCCGGGGCAGCGACAAGCGCGGCGGCGCGAACGGCGCGCGCGTCCGCCTCCAGCCGCAGAGCGGCTGGGAGGTCAACGGGCCCGACGCCCTCGCCACGGTGCTGCGCACCCTGGAGGGCATCAAGGAGTCCTTCGACGCCGCGCAGACCGGCGGCAAGCGGGTGTCCCTCGCCGACCTGATCGTGCTCGCGGGCGCCGCCGCCGTCGAGCAGGCCGCGAAGGACGCGGGCCTCGATCTGACGGTGCCGTTCACGCCGGGCCGTGCGGACGCCTCGCAGGAGCAGACGGACGTCGAGTCGTTCGCCGCCCTGGAGCCGGCCGCCGACGGGTTCCGCAACTACCTGGGCAAGGGCAACCGCCTCCCGGCGGAGTACCTGCTGATCGACCGGGCGAACCTGCTGACCCTCAGCGCCCCGGAGATGACGGTCCTCGTGGGCGGTCTGCGGGTGCTGGGCGCCAACGCCGACGGCTCGCCGCACGGCGCGTTCACCTCCAGCCCCCAGACCCTGACGAACGACTTCTTCGTCAACCTCCTGGACCTGGGCACCACCTGGACCAGCACCTCCGACGCGAACGTGTTCGAGGCCCGCGACACCGCGACCGGCGAGGTCCGGTGGACCGGAAGCCGGGTCGACCTCGTCTTCGGTTCGAACTCCGAGCTGCGGGCCCTCGCGGAGGTCTACGCGAGCGACGACGCGAAGGAGAAGTTCGCCCGGGACTTCGTCGCGGCGTGGGACAAGGTGATGAACCTCGACCGGTTCGACCTGGCCTGA
- a CDS encoding Fur family transcriptional regulator — protein sequence MSDLLERLRARGWRVTSQRRVVAEVLDGDHVHLTADEVHARAALRLPEISRATVYNTLGELVLLGEVVEVSTDGRAKRYDPNAHRPHQHLVCSGCGIIRDVHPAGDALAGLAGLPAAERFGFTVDEVQITYRGLCPSCA from the coding sequence ATGAGTGACCTGCTGGAGCGGCTGCGGGCACGCGGCTGGCGTGTGACCTCGCAGCGGCGTGTCGTGGCCGAAGTCCTCGACGGCGACCACGTGCACCTCACGGCGGACGAGGTGCACGCCCGCGCGGCTCTGCGGCTCCCGGAGATCTCCCGGGCGACCGTCTACAACACCCTGGGCGAACTGGTCCTGCTCGGTGAGGTGGTGGAGGTCTCCACCGACGGCCGGGCCAAGCGCTACGACCCCAACGCCCACCGTCCGCACCAGCACCTGGTCTGCTCCGGCTGCGGCATCATCCGCGACGTCCACCCCGCCGGCGACGCGCTGGCCGGACTGGCCGGCCTCCCGGCGGCCGAGCGCTTCGGCTTCACGGTGGACGAGGTGCAGATCACCTACCGCGGCCTCTGCCCCTCCTGCGCCTGA
- a CDS encoding ABC transporter ATP-binding protein — MRLQEDGHGSDKPPISTRTIAAQLPTTLVRAGRLSWQADRRTTIALAATAVLSAVLTAIALRYTATALAALLAAGTATQRLDQAFPALLIVTATVCGSYLADAAARFCANRLAPQVNREADLAVITASTAAELSAFEDSTFEDSRFHATQGAEKMPELISGAQSLVSAAAQLLAAVVVVATLHVALLPLLLLAVFPRIWGAVRAARLDHEAAHRNGADTRLRGVLAQYTTDRGTAAELRAATMGAFLLDQYRIISGRLEREQITATRRAAFTQGAGDLMAALAVAAVWAGILHLTLTGRMDVATAATTVLVVRTANASLTGSVRASARLFATSLYVADWARFLDSADAWAMRRGGKAATAGGPQVIEARGAEFTYPGKETPAVRGVDLEINRGEVIALVGENGSGKTTLAKLLTGLYLPTDGTVTWDGEHLVDLDPASVWGATGMVAQDFVRWPLAARENITLGQPRPDGDRAVHAAAELAGADTVLAKLPNGLDTSLARSWWGGHDLSGGEWQRVAIARGFHRDAPVLILDEPTAALDARAEHQVFSRLRALSAGRAALFITHRLANARVADKVVVMRDGAVVETGTYEELLRSGGLFAELHQLQEGKD, encoded by the coding sequence ATGCGCCTGCAGGAAGACGGCCACGGCAGCGACAAGCCCCCGATCAGCACCCGCACGATCGCCGCACAACTGCCCACCACCCTGGTCCGCGCCGGACGGCTGAGCTGGCAGGCCGACCGCCGAACCACCATCGCTCTCGCCGCGACCGCTGTCCTGAGCGCCGTCCTCACCGCGATCGCCCTGCGCTACACCGCCACCGCCCTGGCTGCCCTCCTCGCTGCCGGCACCGCGACCCAGCGCCTGGACCAGGCCTTCCCGGCCCTGCTGATCGTCACCGCCACCGTCTGCGGGAGCTACCTCGCCGACGCTGCGGCCCGCTTCTGTGCCAACCGGCTCGCACCGCAGGTCAACCGAGAAGCCGACCTCGCCGTCATCACCGCCTCCACGGCCGCCGAGCTCTCCGCGTTCGAGGACTCCACCTTCGAGGACAGCCGCTTCCACGCCACCCAGGGCGCGGAGAAGATGCCCGAGCTGATCAGCGGCGCCCAGAGCCTGGTCTCCGCAGCCGCACAACTCCTCGCGGCCGTCGTCGTCGTCGCCACGCTCCACGTCGCCCTGCTGCCACTCCTGCTGCTGGCCGTCTTCCCCCGCATCTGGGGTGCGGTGCGCGCCGCCCGACTCGACCACGAAGCCGCGCACCGCAACGGCGCCGACACCCGCCTGCGCGGCGTCCTGGCGCAGTACACCACCGACCGCGGCACCGCAGCGGAACTGCGCGCGGCGACGATGGGCGCGTTCCTGCTCGACCAGTACCGGATCATCTCCGGCCGCTTGGAGCGCGAGCAGATCACCGCCACCCGCCGCGCGGCCTTCACCCAGGGCGCCGGCGACCTGATGGCCGCCCTGGCCGTGGCCGCGGTGTGGGCAGGCATCCTCCACCTCACGCTTACCGGCCGCATGGACGTCGCAACGGCCGCCACCACCGTGCTCGTCGTCCGCACCGCGAACGCCTCCCTGACCGGAAGCGTCCGCGCCTCCGCGCGGCTGTTCGCCACCAGCCTGTACGTGGCGGACTGGGCCCGCTTCCTCGACAGCGCCGACGCGTGGGCCATGCGCCGCGGCGGTAAGGCGGCGACCGCGGGCGGCCCGCAGGTCATCGAGGCCCGCGGCGCGGAGTTCACCTACCCGGGCAAGGAGACGCCGGCCGTTCGCGGCGTCGACCTCGAGATCAACCGAGGTGAGGTGATTGCGCTCGTCGGCGAAAACGGCAGCGGCAAGACGACCCTGGCCAAGCTGCTGACCGGTCTGTATCTGCCGACCGACGGCACCGTCACCTGGGACGGCGAGCACCTGGTCGACCTGGACCCCGCCTCGGTCTGGGGCGCAACCGGCATGGTGGCGCAGGACTTCGTCCGCTGGCCGCTCGCCGCGCGCGAGAACATCACCCTGGGACAACCTCGCCCCGACGGCGACCGGGCCGTCCACGCGGCGGCCGAACTCGCCGGCGCCGACACAGTCCTGGCGAAGCTCCCGAACGGGCTCGACACCTCGCTCGCGCGCTCCTGGTGGGGCGGGCACGACCTGTCCGGAGGAGAATGGCAGCGGGTCGCCATCGCCCGCGGATTCCACCGCGACGCGCCCGTGCTCATCCTCGACGAACCAACAGCTGCCCTCGACGCCCGCGCCGAACACCAGGTCTTCAGCCGACTCAGGGCGCTCTCCGCAGGCCGCGCCGCGCTGTTCATCACGCACCGGCTCGCCAACGCCCGTGTCGCCGACAAGGTCGTGGTCATGCGCGACGGCGCCGTCGTGGAGACCGGCACGTACGAAGAACTGCTCCGGTCCGGCGGCCTCTTCGCTGAGCTGCACCAGCTCCAGGAGGGCAAGGACTGA
- a CDS encoding lasso peptide biosynthesis B2 protein yields the protein MTQMIHAPAQPPRRLRLFAACAMLLALSIRLLPSAWRMRTRLVFARSVRRLPAAGLPLVEDMYQAVVACQPLWWRGQIDCKDRSFATVAAIALTGRRCHLVLGARTLPAAFHAWVVTAQGEHVGNAEAGGADHPWTPIYTTR from the coding sequence ATGACGCAGATGATCCACGCCCCTGCGCAACCGCCCCGGCGACTGCGGCTGTTCGCGGCATGCGCCATGCTCCTGGCGCTCTCCATCAGGCTGCTGCCGTCTGCGTGGCGGATGAGGACCCGACTCGTCTTTGCACGGTCGGTCCGCCGGCTGCCGGCTGCCGGGCTACCGCTCGTCGAGGACATGTACCAGGCCGTCGTCGCATGTCAGCCCCTCTGGTGGCGCGGGCAGATCGACTGCAAGGACCGCTCCTTCGCCACCGTGGCCGCCATCGCCCTCACGGGCCGCCGGTGTCACCTGGTCCTGGGAGCCCGCACCCTGCCCGCTGCCTTCCACGCGTGGGTGGTCACCGCACAGGGCGAACACGTCGGCAACGCAGAAGCCGGCGGTGCGGACCACCCCTGGACCCCGATCTACACCACCCGGTAG
- a CDS encoding PqqD family protein, producing MLTIPAHVHWGRCSGSVAVLNLRTGQWQMFSGVGAHIWDVIALRGSTAGLAEEIAAPADVPTTRASVGTYVTTLIELGLLTEAVGQPRKKRWWQR from the coding sequence ATGCTGACAATCCCGGCACACGTGCACTGGGGCCGCTGCTCCGGCTCCGTGGCCGTGCTGAACCTGCGCACCGGTCAGTGGCAGATGTTCTCCGGCGTGGGCGCCCACATCTGGGACGTCATCGCTCTGCGCGGCAGCACGGCGGGGCTCGCCGAGGAAATCGCCGCACCCGCAGATGTGCCCACGACCCGGGCCTCCGTCGGCACCTACGTCACCACCCTGATCGAACTCGGGCTGCTCACCGAGGCCGTCGGGCAGCCCCGGAAGAAACGGTGGTGGCAGCGATGA
- a CDS encoding asparagine synthase-related protein — protein sequence MGEEWMTGGASSPRWSAGQSAAGLPGVQMGQGCRSQVLVAGQVRVAVVGDFLLVPGQDRALLQAAAAARWVELTRLPGSYWVIAQTGTHTFVCGDLSGFRSIFHTVQGTQTMWSTSARRLAQQADAAPDLAMMAARLVAGPEHWPDRTVYEGVRAVPPGFGLLLTGSKTDLVDVHAIDPTATLAEGAPAFGDALQTAVRWRMLAAGGVAGADLSGGLDSSTLAILAARDGRIRAVTYADGYTSHEDLLYARRVAAHIGVDLQVGMGGTEHLPFGWSARQPLTDQPAAVSLTTAQHALYLRPAGKLPLHFTGNGGDVVLDSCSAAWVGMVQTGDRRAARRQVTGWARARNRSPRDLWRTVVRTAESTHAEALRDAARRLARADIDSRRPGVWSWCHVGRSGTWLTAQGRDRVAALLLEAAGTTDAEARADLVEQRFSLRLIAADARDTVPLTAAWNVRQVHPFLDNQVVRAAYAIAPAERHGITTFKPLLAAAVPDLPAWLTGRTSKGSFTRQLTAGMLHHRPALAAAIRSSALVSCGLLDPQPALDALAGIDGTQAGSLYDLQRLVMACQWLGAVEHRHQGAAC from the coding sequence ATGGGAGAGGAATGGATGACGGGCGGCGCGTCGTCGCCGCGGTGGAGCGCGGGGCAGTCCGCCGCGGGGCTGCCGGGCGTGCAGATGGGACAGGGGTGCCGGTCGCAGGTGCTCGTTGCCGGTCAGGTCCGCGTCGCGGTCGTGGGTGACTTCCTTCTGGTGCCGGGACAGGACCGGGCTCTGCTGCAGGCCGCGGCCGCCGCCCGGTGGGTGGAGTTGACCCGGCTGCCCGGCTCGTACTGGGTGATCGCGCAGACCGGCACACACACCTTCGTCTGCGGAGACCTGTCCGGCTTCCGCAGCATCTTCCACACCGTGCAGGGGACGCAGACCATGTGGTCCACGAGCGCCCGCCGGCTTGCGCAGCAGGCCGACGCGGCGCCGGACCTGGCGATGATGGCCGCGCGGCTCGTCGCCGGCCCGGAGCACTGGCCGGACCGGACCGTGTACGAGGGCGTCAGGGCAGTACCCCCGGGGTTCGGACTGCTGCTGACCGGCTCCAAGACCGACCTGGTCGACGTTCACGCGATCGATCCCACCGCCACGCTCGCCGAGGGCGCCCCAGCCTTCGGGGACGCTCTGCAGACGGCGGTCCGCTGGAGGATGCTCGCAGCGGGCGGGGTCGCCGGCGCGGACCTGTCCGGCGGGCTGGACTCCTCCACCCTGGCGATCCTCGCGGCCCGTGACGGCCGCATCCGGGCCGTCACCTACGCGGACGGATACACCAGCCACGAGGACCTGCTGTACGCCCGCCGGGTGGCCGCGCACATCGGCGTGGACCTGCAGGTGGGCATGGGCGGCACGGAGCATCTGCCGTTCGGCTGGTCGGCGCGCCAGCCGCTGACGGACCAGCCCGCCGCGGTGAGCCTGACCACGGCACAGCACGCGCTCTACCTCCGTCCGGCCGGCAAACTCCCGCTGCACTTCACCGGGAACGGCGGCGACGTCGTCCTCGATTCGTGCAGCGCGGCGTGGGTCGGCATGGTGCAGACCGGCGACCGCAGGGCTGCCCGCCGCCAGGTGACGGGGTGGGCACGCGCCCGTAACCGCTCGCCGCGCGACCTGTGGCGCACGGTCGTCCGGACGGCGGAGAGCACGCACGCCGAGGCGCTGCGGGACGCTGCGCGGCGTCTCGCCCGTGCCGACATCGACAGCCGCCGCCCGGGCGTGTGGTCCTGGTGCCACGTGGGCCGGTCCGGGACCTGGCTCACCGCACAAGGCCGGGACCGCGTGGCCGCGCTGCTGCTCGAGGCAGCAGGGACCACGGACGCGGAAGCCCGCGCGGACCTGGTGGAGCAGCGTTTCTCCCTGCGCCTGATCGCAGCGGACGCGCGGGACACCGTGCCGCTCACTGCCGCGTGGAACGTCCGGCAGGTCCACCCCTTCCTCGACAACCAGGTCGTCCGCGCCGCCTACGCCATCGCCCCTGCCGAACGGCACGGCATCACCACGTTCAAGCCGCTGCTCGCCGCCGCGGTTCCGGACCTGCCGGCGTGGCTGACGGGGCGCACGTCGAAGGGCAGCTTCACCCGGCAGCTCACCGCCGGCATGCTTCACCACCGGCCCGCGCTCGCTGCTGCGATCCGCAGCAGCGCCCTGGTGAGCTGCGGTCTGCTCGACCCGCAGCCCGCGCTCGACGCCCTTGCCGGCATCGACGGCACCCAGGCCGGATCGCTCTACGACCTTCAGCGGCTGGTGATGGCGTGCCAGTGGCTCGGCGCCGTCGAGCACCGGCACCAGGGGGCGGCATGCTGA